The following proteins are co-located in the Macadamia integrifolia cultivar HAES 741 chromosome 3, SCU_Mint_v3, whole genome shotgun sequence genome:
- the LOC122073658 gene encoding pentatricopeptide repeat-containing protein At3g62890-like produces MKWATFTTLKQCTQIHAHVITTGSADPSAIRRLLKCIADTDQGDTAHVLSLFRQIPKPSTFLWNIVIRVCLRNHVPQESIALYRKMCQEDVVPDVYTFQILFKACARSSSTHLGWTIHGNFLKLCDKSDVFAGNYLIHMYSELGHVDLARRVFDQMDLKNVVSWTTMVGIYAKKGSMGEARKLFDQMPERNVVSWTSMVAGYAQTDNPEMSIQYFRKMVSANIKLDAVAMVSVLSACSRLKDLDFGKWIHQFIVREQIGMNINLTVALIDLYAKCGDMDAAQQVFDSMGCKTLVAWNAIIDGYCKLGTLDIARSLFDQMDYRDIITFNSMITGYIHNSSYKEALLLFLKLQGLGLKPDEFTIASALTACANLGSLHHGRILHGYIEENLTQPDVFVGTALLDMYSKCGRIDQAMQVFNRMPKKDVLAWTAMISGLAMHGDGKSALAHFLLMREEAIQPNRVTYIGVLNACSHAGLVEEGHFHFSEMRYLYKMEPEIEHYGCMVDLLGRSGYLKDAERFIESMPMEPNAVIWGSLLGSCRVYNEVELAEKAAKNLLVLEPQKDAVYVLLYNIYASTGRRTSAFEIRGMMEDRGIKKSVGCSSIVVGGSVHEFVSGDRSHPEFDKIHIMMGEISERLMLTGHMPSTSEVSLDLDEEDKEHTLFSHSEKLAIAFGILKLGNNIPIHILKNLRVCRDCHSAITMIAKIWNREIVVRDRSRFHHFRQGSCSCGDFW; encoded by the coding sequence ATGAAATGGGCGACCTTCACAACTCTTAAGCAATGCACCCAAATTCATGCTCATGTGATCACAACGGGGTCGGCTGACCCTTCTGCAATACGCAGGCTTCTGAAATGTATAGCAGACACGGATCAAGGCGATACTGCCCATGTCCTTTCCCTTTTTCGTCAAATTCCAAAACCCTCCACTTTCCTATGGAACATCGTCATCAGGGTCTGCTTGAGAAACCATGTTCCGCAGGAATCAATCGCCCTTTACAGGAAAATGTGTCAAGAGGATGTTGTTCCAGATGTTTACACATTCCAAATCTTGTTCAAGGCATGCGCTCGGTCCTCCTCTACTCATCTGGGGTGGACTATCCATGGCAACTTCCTCAAGCTCTGTGACAAGTCCGATGTTTTTGCTGGTAACTATTTGATCCACATGTATTCTGAATTGGGTCATGTTGATTTGGCCAGGAGAGTTTttgatcaaatggatcttaaaAATGTGGTATCATGGACGACGATGGTTGGAATTTATGCGAAAAAGGGGTCTATGGGTGAGGCTCGCAAGTTATTTGATCAAATGCCTGAACGGAATGTTGTATCTTGGACTAGCATGGTTGCGGGTTATGCGCAGACGGATAATCCTGAAATGTCTATTCAATATTTCAGGAAGATGGTTTCAGCTAATATTAAGCTAGATGCTGTTGCCATGGTTTCGGTGCTCTCAGCTTGTTCCCGTTTAAAGGATTTGGACTTCGGAAAATGGATTCATCAGTTCATCGTTAGAGAGCAGATTGGCATGAATATAAATTTGACAGTCGCTTTGATTGATTTGTATGCGAAATGTGGAGACATGGATGCCGCTCAGCAAGTTTTTGATAGCATGGGTTGCAAGACTCTTGTGGCTTGGAATGCCATAATTGATGGGTACTGCAAATTGGGCACGCTGGATATTGCTCGTTCCCTCTTTGACCAGATGGATTATCGAGATATTATCACATTCAACTCAATGATAACTGGATACATCCATAATAGTAGCTACAAGGAGGCATTGTTATTGTTTTTAAAGTTGCAAGGTTTGGGTTTAAAGCCTGATGAATTTACAATTGCGAGTGCACTCACAGCTTGTGCAAATTTGGGTTCTCTACATCATGGAAGGATATTGCATGGTTATATCGAGGAGAATTTGACTCAACCAGATGTTTTTGTTGGGACGGCACTTCTGGATATGTACTCAAAATGTGGGAGGATAGATCAAGCGATGCAGGTCTTCAACAGAATGCCCAAGAAGGATGTGTTAGCTTGGACAGCTATGATTTCAGGGCTTGCAATGCATGGGGATGGGAAATCTGCTCTTGCTCACTTCTTGTTAATGCGAGAAGAAGCGATACAGCCAAACAGAGTCACATATATTGGTGTCTTGAATGCTTGTAGCCACGCAGGCCTTGTTGAAGAGGGCCATTTCCATTTCAGTGAGATGAGGTATTTATACAAGATGGAACCTGAGATTGAGCACTATGGTTGCATGGTTGATCTCCTTGGTCGCTCTGGTTATCTTAAGGATGCTGAAAGGTTCATAGAAAGTATGCCCATGGAACCAAATGCTGTTATTTGGGGTTCTCTATTAGGTTCCTGCAGAGTTTATAACGAAGTGGAACTGGCTGAGAAGGCAGCAAAGAACCTCCTTGTTTTGGAACCCCAGAAAGATGCAGTTTATGTCTTATTATACAACATATATGCCAGCACAGGAAGAAGGACAAGTGCCTTCGAGATTCGGGGTATGATGGAAGATCGCGGCATCAAAAAGTCAGTCGGGTGCAGTTCTATTGTGGTTGGGGGAAGTGTACATGAGTTTGTTTCTGGTGATAGATCACATCCTGAATTTGACAAGATACACATTATGATGGGTGAAATATCAGAGAGATTGATGTTGACGGGTCACATGCCCAGCACGTCGGAGGTCTCACTAGATTTAGATGAGGAGGATAAGGAACACACTTTGTTCAGTCATAGTGAGAAGCTGGCTATTGCTTTTGGAATCCTCAAACTTGGAAACAATATTCCTATTCATATTCTTAAGAACTTGCGTGTTTGCAGGGATTGCCACTCTGCAATCACAATGATTGCCAAAATTTGGAACAGAGAGATTGTAGTTAGGGATCGGAGTCGCTTTCATCACTTTCGACAAGGAAGTTGTTCATGTGGTGATTTTTGGTGA
- the LOC122072701 gene encoding protein transport protein Sec61 subunit beta-like, which yields MTLPDPAVEGSSCTGAAATASMRRRRTTGGGSAAGASGTMLQFYTDDAPGLRISPNVVLVMSIGFIAFVSILHVVGKLFLVSREAGRS from the exons ATGACCCTCCCAGACCCCGCGGTGGAGGGatcctcatgcactgg TGCAGCAGCAACTGCCAGCATGCGAAGGCGGAGGACTACCGGTGGTGGCAGTGCAGCAGGAGCAAGTGGTACAATGCTCCAGTTCTACACAGATGATGCCCCAGGGCTCAGGATTTCACCTAATGTTGTGCTTGTAATGAGCATTGGATTCATAGCCTTTGTTTCCATCCTTCATGTTGTAGGCAAGTTATTCCTGGTGTCAAGAGAGGCTGGGAGGTCTTAA
- the LOC122074579 gene encoding phytoene synthase 2, chloroplastic-like: protein MSATLLWVVTANTEFSNCIGFVGSIREGGRFHDSRSISRALWLRARGRVKGRKSEWNSSSRNSDFKYSCLGGSESTGNFPVISSMIANPAGEIAVSSEQKVYDVVLKQAALVNKQLRSKQVLDVKPDMVVPGTLNLLNEAYDRCGEVCAEYAKTFYLGTLLMTPERRKAIWAIYVWCRRTDELVDGPNASHITPFALDRWESRLEDLFAGRPFDMLDAALSDTVARFPVDIQPFKDMIEGMRMDLRKSRYKNFDELYLYCYYVAGTVGLMSVPVMGIAPESQATTESVYNAALALGIANQLTNILRDVGEDARRGRVYLPQDELAQAGLSDEDIFAGKVTDKWRNFMKSQIKRARMFFDEAEKGVTELSSASRWPVWASLLLYRKILDAIEANDYDNFTKRAYVSKAKKILSLPAAYTRSLARPSKAPSGLVKA, encoded by the exons ATGTCTGCAACTTTGTTATGGGTTGTCACAGCCAATACAGAGTTCTCCAACTGCATTGGGTTTGTGGGATCAATAAGAGAGGGAGGAAGGTTTCATGATTCAAGGTCCATAAGTAGAGCTCTGTGGTTAAGAGCCAGAGGGAGAGTAAAAGGCAGGAAATCAGAATGGAATTCTTCCTCTCGGAATTCAGATTTTAAGTATTCTTGTCTAGGTGGCTCAGAGAGCACTGGGAACTTCCCTGTTATCTCTAGTATGATTGCGAATCCTGCCGGAGAAATTGCGGTATCATCGGAGCAAAAGGTTTATGATGTGGTACTTAAGCAGGCAGCTTTAGTTAACAAACAATTGAGATCGAAACAAGTCCTTGATGTGAAACCGGATATGGTTGTTCCTGGGACTCTCAACTTGTTAAATGAAGCTTATGATCGATGTGGAGAAGTTTGTGCCGAGTATGCAAAGACATTTTACTTGG GGACTCTGCTTATGACCCCTGAGAGGCGAAAAGCTATCTGGGCTATCTATG TGTGGTGCAGGAGGACAGATGAACTTGTTGATGGGCCCAATGCTTCACATATAACACCTTTTGCTTTGGACAGGTGGGAATCAAGGTTAGAGGATCTTTTCGCCGGTCGTCCATTTGATATGTTGGATGCAGCTTTATCGGATACAGTTGCAAGGTTCCCTGTCGACATTCAG CCATTCAAAGACATGATTGAAGGAATGAGGATGGACCTCAGGAAGTCGAGATACAAGAACTTTGATGAACTCTATCTCTACTGTTACTATGTAGCTGGGACTGTTGGATTAATGAGTGTCCCAGTTATGGGCATTGCTCCTGAGTCACAGGCAACAACAGAGAGTGTGTATAATGCTGCCTTGGCATTAGGAATTGCAAATCAGCTAACCAACATACTCAGGGATGTTGGAGAAGA TGCAAGAAGAGGGAGAGTTTATCTACCACAAGATGAGCTAGCACAGGCAGGGCTTTCGGATGAGGACATATTTGCAGGGAAGGTAACAGACAAATGGAGAAATTTCATGAAGAGTCAGATCAAGAGGGCAAGAATGTTCTTTGATGAAGCAGAAAAGGGAGTCACAGAGCTCAGCTCTGCAAGTAGATGGCCG GTGTGGGCTTCTTTGCTACTGTACCGTAAAATACTGGATGCAATTGAAGCTAATGATTATGACAACTTCACCAAGAGAGCATATGTTAGCAAAGCGAAGAAGATCTTGTCTTTGCCTGCTGCATATACCAGATCGCTTGCTCGCCCATCGAAAGCTCCATCTGGTTTGGTAAAAGCCTGA